A portion of the Fulvia fulva chromosome 1, complete sequence genome contains these proteins:
- a CDS encoding Ecp4, with translation MQIPTSLLALTATLTFAVADPSFRFSEYGNGDTTCSPDNLISPSVSIDDGFGGCKQFPANTNSVQYALLEGSRAGCIVKLFTNNACNESADSEHVPAVGETKCQPPIGGGWQSVQVTCP, from the exons ATGCAAATTCCAACCTCCCTCCTCGCCCTGACCGCCACCCTGACCTTCGCCGTCGCCGACCCTTCCTTCCGCTTCAGCGAGTACGGCAACGGCGACACCACCTGCTCCCCGGACAACCTCATCAGCCCCTCAGTCTCCATCGACGACGGCTTCGGCGGCTGCAAACAGTTCCCAGCCAACACGAACTCCGTGCAATACGCGCTCCTCGAGGGCTCAAGGGCGGGTTGCATTGTCAAGCTGTTCACGAACAACGCTTGCAATGAATCGGCTGATTCGGA ACATGTTCCAGCAGTCGGAGAGACGAAGTGCCAGCCTCCGATTGGTGGTGGATGGCAGAGTGTGCAGGTCACTTGCCCGTAA
- a CDS encoding S-methyl-5'-thioadenosine phosphorylase, protein MFFPQSLVSVPHFRSRNIHIGFRKMANIADHYDDPVSIAVIGGTGLQSLADFTHVATLKPTTPWGTPSSPISVLHHPSPSTGKPIPIAFLSRHGLHHELAPHEVPARANIAALRHIGVRTIIAFSAVGSLQEAIKPRDFVVPDQIIDRTKGIRPFTFFEGGMVGHVGFADPFDNKVGEIVRKLGHSLNGEGVHLHDKGTIICMEGPQFSTRAESNMYRSWGGSVINMSVLPEAKLAREAEIAYQMICMSTDYDCWHDSAGDVTVEMVMGNMKANAENARRFVGAVLDELSKEEHASLVAATHLKEQTKFAGSMTAPAGRSKEAKEKLEWLFPGYFN, encoded by the exons ATGTTCTTCCCTCAATCACTTGTTTCTGTACCACACTTCAGAAGCAGAAACATACACATTGGCTTCCGCAAGATGGCCAACATTGCAGACCACTACGATG ATCCCGTCTCAATCGCTGTCATCGGCGGCACCGGTCTACAGTCCCTAGCAGACTTCACTCACGTAGCGACTCTCAAGCCAACCACACCATGGGGCACTCCCTCTTCCCCGATCTCCGTCCTCCACCACCCTTCACCCTCGACCGGCAAGCCAATCCCCATAGCTTTCCTCTCCCGACACGGCCTCCACCATGAACTCGCACCCCATGAAGTGCCAGCACGCGCCAACATTGCTGCTCTCCGTCACATCGGTGTTCGAACCATCATCGCCTTCTCCGCTGTTGGCTCTCTTCAAGAGGCCATCAAGCCTCGCGACTTTGTCGTCCCAGACCAGATCATCGACCGCAccaagggcattcgaccaTTCACATTCTTCGAGGGCGGTATGGTTGGTCACGTTGGCTTCGCAGACCCGTTCGACAACAAGGTCGGTGAGATTGTGAGGAAGCTAGGACACAGCTTGAATGGTGAGGGAGTGCACCTTCACGACAAGGGCACAATCATCTGCATGGAGGGACCACAGTTCAGCACAAGAGCCGAGAGCAACATGTACCGCTCATGGGGCGGGAGCGTCATCAATATGAGTGTCCTACCAGAGGCGAAGCTGGCCAGAGAGGCCGAGATTGCTTACCAGATGATCTGCATGAGCACCGACTACGACTGCTGGCACGACAGTGCTGGAGACGTGACAGTGGAGATGGTCATGGGCAACATGAAGGCTAATGCAGAGAATGCACGTCGATTCGTGGGTGCGGTTCTGGACGAGTTGAGCAAGGAAGAGCACGCGTCACTGGTTGCTGCAACTCATCTGAAGGAGCAGACCAAGTTTGCTGGGAGCATGACTGCGCCTGCTGGTCGCAGCAAGGAGGCCAAGGAGAAGCTGGAGTGGCTATTCCCAGGTTACTTCAACTGA
- a CDS encoding Benzoate 4-monooxygenase, with translation MFLSFLFTPWALLALPILYYVLPYIRNWSIQDVPGPFLAKFTNLWYLYECRRCRRYLTVFELHKKFGKFVRVQPHHVSVADPEAIPIVYGHGTGFLKSEYYDAFVAIHRGLFNTRDRAEHTRKRKTVSHTFSAKSVGHFEQYIHHNLELLAQRWDELAKKTGSNKYTEFDALHWFNYVAFDIIGDLAFGAPFGMLEKGADIAEVQLTPDAPKTYAPAIEVLNRRGEVSNAVGCMPWIKPYAKHFPDPFFSKGMAAIANLSGIATARVNQRLEAAEKGEIHRVDLLARLMEGKDENGNKLGKAELTAEALTQLIAGSDTTSNTSCALLYHCLKHPNVVKKLQDELDQALPSPDVPSYEQVKDLKYLDMVIQETLRIHSTSSQGLPRTVPPGDGVTVAGRHFPQGVVLSVPAYAMHHSTEIWGPDAEEFRPERWEKLTEMQKLAFIPFSYGPRACVGRNVAEMELALIVSTVFRRSCILPTPPAASLVRARSLSMDISAFEASASGGGDEPELKDVFLLLDDDLRVPIKAVIVIVKHVGRLFIFVFALGMCVVVYCFAVSWVCMFWLQTHMLFATSSLLRRCLDEPAAPKPQLVDLNQPADAPQAQASHNEAQSPRPEPRAAWVSQQSTSAQAITPVIKPDENATSSFSSGLELPEHMRPTSSGSHDGKVSRRDSGVPKEDSDAGGSEILDRLLQRERELEAEVEAPLPDAQHDAPEQVTSAHEPPAEQFEEPPAPASIDAATGAEPDSRDGAKNPFSFTAEQMAEAASFAAKATRGGEKPKSRGGPPGRLQQRAAVIQQHKILKEQQSQSGWMSNMTSGKGKENVTRPLQATRPFTLTSDKNKPPVPAVGGPKAAQMPLRQTANGTTPKWSEMATMLGQNEGTPASSPMTSAAASPAAKSTGKIPPHIRIREAKAKEEAEKASASAVLQAQAAAVAAAMSQAYPANTVNEQQDEKVATHDARLHEKGPSSSVPVVEQPLENAVAVEDKEQSQTEEHVKKHGMVREQPVNTVPEAVQTDDETNDIKNSSPAVGEHSGYQQWSQQHSQRSEPHSPYVQRLSFYESTPDLKQPAPRSMSADLLRDIDTTSVHTRSAGHNAQCKGCHRWYVTSDDSKLCAPCSAVHDRMQDGQHVVFGELLTKPSAKVDVEQAEDTTELEKALTCEKCGMHDHGTEDCGICLDCDRPDGEPCSKHHGTRDVDAMDTSKHSIAAVTGAPSPKKIASASEPEIVNAGPSEKNITPTPVSRREGTPADLIEFKSSGEPRSSLSSAPEAKVQPSPWQPRAPPFFAPTSSASNWQGQPGPVAQRNVSLPQMRPSSHAATAVDPFAPGPFQTDWWTKHIFGDVHAQALQYETQHLSTPAPKPVAPPGLGGPQASRQASFDALLTPADLSMQKQRSGYDQAIGKAQLEIRPVGVLKQSETLGGLKDFSKTFNLPEAFARKVVDTSVSIVPEVDETTERSTQVSAAEGTTVAADSVAQAPEVVTKEEHATPEQLDSAVAVTAQDSEPVQIDPEAEKAREAKKLVKKLRLAKETQEKQVDGAVLIPDELAKVNKISEHIQQLAELGYDENGEKKIAVADAGDSSGSDDTKTAKPALRDQKKAAREALKAAWVERDMARARVIGDWSMERVNDLKASNSKYNEHRAELASLMADGKLLSDDAKVFPEFNDLDLSEPKHKPQGTGQLRRLIREKQASALSSENDAATASPPPAPNAEVQNAKAKLVSARTLREQALDYFKQPQPQSNVRYDTWKAVGDGKMARANAYYKKKRNDLVALFPNTGLPADLEEDFPEIS, from the exons ATGTTTCTCTCGTTCCTCTTCACGCCTTGGGCGCTGCTCGCGCTCCCGATCCTCTACTACGTCCTGCCATACATCAGGAACTGGTCCATTCAAGACGTACCCGGCCCTTTCCTCGCAAAGTTCACCAACCTCTGGTATCTATACGAGTGTCGGCGATGCAGGCGGTACCTCACAGTCTTCGAGCTGCACAAGAAATTCGGCAAATTCGTCAGAGTACAACCTCACCACGTCTCGGTGGCGGATCCGGAGGCGATCCCAATTGTGTATGGCCACGGTACAGGGTTCCTGAAGTCGGAGTATTACGATGCTTTTGTGGCGATTCATCGTGGTCTGTTCAATACTAGAGATCGCGCTGAGCATACCAGGAAGCGCAAGACTGTTAGCCATACTTTCAGTGCGAAGAGTGTGGGCCACTTCGAGCAGTATATCCACCACAACCTGGAACTTCTGGCGCAGAGATGGGACGAGCTGGCGAAGAAGACTGGTAGCAACAAGTATACTGAGTTCGATGCGCTGCACTGGTTCAACTATGTGGCGTTCGATATCATAGGTGATCTCGCCTTTGGTGCTCCATTTGGTATGCTGGAGAAGGGTGCCGATATTGCTGAGGTCCAGCTTACGCCAGATGCTCCGAAGACGTATGCCCCAGCCATCGAGGTGCTCAACCGCCGAGGAGAAGTGTCGAATGCTGTTGGTTGTATGCCATGGATCAAGCCATATGCTAAGCACTTCCCGGATCCATTCTTCAGCAAGGGTATGGCAGCCATCGCAAACTTGTCTGGTATCGCCACAGCTCGCGTCAACCAGCGATTGGAAGCTGCCGAGAAGGGGGAAATCCATCGTGTGGATCTTCTGGCCAGACTTATGGAAGGCAAGGACGAGAATGGCAACAAGCTGGGCAAAGCAGAACTCACCGCTGAGGCTTTGACACAGCTTATTGCTGGCTCCGATACGACTTCTAACACCTCCTGCGCTCTTCTGTATCACTGCCTCAAGCACCCGAATGTGGTCAAGAAGCTCCAAGATGAGCTCGACCAGGCACTGCCCAGCCCAGACGTGCCCAGCTATGAGCAGGTCAAGGACCTTAAGTACCTCGATATGGTTATCCAGGAGACGCTCCGTATCCACAGCACATCCAGCCAAGGTCTTCCTCGTACCGTCCCTCCCGGCGATGGTGTGACTGTCGCCGGTCGCCACTTCCCTCAAGGTGTCGTGCTCAGCGTGCCGGCGTATGCCATGCACCACAGCACCGAGATCTGGGGACCGGATGCCGAGGAGTTCAGGCCGGAGCGGTGGGAGAAGCTCACTGAGATGCAGAAGTTGGCGTTCATTCCGTTCAGCTATGGGCCGCGCGCGTGTGTGGGCAGGAACGTG GCTGAGATGGAGCTGGCGCTGATCGTGTCGACTGTGTTCCGCCG ATCATGTATCTTACCGACACCTCCTGCAG CATCACTTGTCCGCGCGCGCTCGTTGAGCATGGACATTTCCGCCTTCGAGGCATCGGCCTCTGGGGGTGGCGATGAGCCTGAGCTCAAGGATGTCTTCCTCCTGTTGGACGATGATCTGCGGGTTCCG ATCAAGGCCGTCATCGTCATCGTCAAGCATGTCGGCAGACTCTTCATCTTCGTCTTCGCACTGGGCATGTGTGTCGTCGTCTACTGCTTCGCGGTGTCGTGGGTATGCATGTTCTGGCTGCAGACACACATGCTCTTCGCTACTTCTTCACTACTCCGCCGCTGCTTGGACGAGCCCGCCGCGCCAAAGCCACAGTTGGTCGACCTGAACCAGCCAGCAGATGCACCACAGGCCCAAGCATCTCACAACGAGGCCCAGTCACCACGACCAGAGCCACGAGCAGCATGGGTCTCACAGCAATCAACTTCCGCCCAAGCCATCACTCCCGTTATCAAGCCAGACGAAAATGCCACCTCATCCTTCAGCAGCGGCCTTGAGCTCCCTGAGCACATGCGCCCAACGAGCAGCGGATCACACGATGGCAAGGTCTCGCGGCGGGACAGCGGCGTGCCAAAGGAAGACTCTGATGCCGGCGGCAGCGAAATCTTGGACAGATTGCTGCAGCGTGAGCGGGAGCTCGAGGCTGAGGTCGAAGCACCATTGCCTGACGCGCAGCATGACGCGCCGGAGCAAGTTACTTCTGCCCACGAGCCACCAGCTGAGCAGTTCGAGGAGCCTCCTGCCCCGGCCAGCATCGACGCTGCCACAGGAGCGGAGCCTGATAGCCGCGATGGCGCGAAGAACCCCTTCAGCTTCACAGCTGAGCAGATGGCAGAAGCTGCTAGCTTTGCCGCCAAAGCTACTCGAGGCGGCGAGAAGCCAAAGAGTAGAGGCGGTCCCCCAGGTCGTTTGCAGCAGCGGGCAGCAGTAATCCAACAGCACAAGATCCTCAAGGAGCAGCAGAGCCAGAGCGGCTGGATGTCAAACATGACATCGGGTAAAGGCAAGGAGAACGTGACACGACCACTGCAGGCCACTCGACCATTCACATTGACGTCGGACAAGAACAAGCCGCCTGTGCCAGCTGTCGGCGGACCAAAGGCAGCACAAATGCCACTACGACAGACTGCCAATGGTACAACCCCGAAGTGGAGCGAGATGGCTACCATGCTTGGCCAGAACGAGGGCACACCAGCGTCGTCGCCCATGACCTCTGCTGCCGCATCACCAGCAGCAAAGTCGACTGGCAAGATCCCGCCACACATTCGCATTCGGGAGGCAAAGGCAAAGGAGGAGGCTGAGAAGGCCAGCGCAAGTGCTGTTCTGCAAGCTCAAGCCGCTGCAGTGGCTGCAGCGATGTCTCAAGCATACCCAGCAAACACTGTCAACGAGCAGCAGGATGAGAAGGTTGCGACTCATGATGCTCGTCTTCACGAAAAGGGTCCTTCCTCATCAGTGCCCGTTGTCGAGCAGCCACTTGAGAATGCTGTAGCTGTCGAGGACAAGGAGCAGAGCCAGACCGAGGAGCATGTCAAGAAGCACGGTATGGTTCGTGAACAACCAGTCAACACAGTGCCCGAAGCAGTGCAGACTGATGACGAGACCAACGACATCAAGAATTCCAGCCCGGCCGTCGGCGAGCATTCAGGCTATCAGCAGTGGTCTCAGCAGCATTCTCAGCGTTCTGAGCCACACTCGCCCTACGTTCAGCGCCTGAGCTTCTACGAGTCGACACCAGACCTTAAGCAGCCAGCACCGAGATCCATGTCTGCCGATCTATTGAGGGACATTGATACCACCTCCGTCCACACGCGGTCAGCTGGACACAATGCTCAGTGCAAGGGATGCCACCGCTGGTACGTGACATCCGACGACTCGAAGCTGTGCGCTCCTTGCTCGGCAGTCCATGATCGCATGCAGGACGGTCAACACGTTGTGTTCGGCGAGCTGCTTACGAAGCCATCGGCCAAGGTTGATGTCGAGCAGGCGGAAGATACCACGGAGCTGGAGAAAGCACTCACCTGCGAGAAGTGCGGCATGCACGACCATGGTACAGAGGATTGCGGTATCTGCCTCGACTGCGATCGTCCTGACGGTGAGCCATGCTCAAAGCACCACGGCACACGTGATGTGGACGCCATGGACACCTCAAAGCACTCCATCGCTGCAGTAACAGGCGCACCATCTCCAAAGAAAATTGCTTCAGCGTCTGAACCCGAGATCGTCAATGCTGGTCCATCAGAGAAGAACATCACTCCCACGCCAGTCTCACGACGTGAAGGCACACCGGCTGACCTCATCGAGTTCAAGTCGAGCGGTGAGCCTCGTTCCTCACTATCGTCTGCACCAGAAGCGAAGGTTCAGCCGTCGCCGTGGCAACCAAGAGCGCCGCCGTTCTTTGCTCCAACCTCATCGGCAAGCAATTGGCAAGGACAGCCTGGACCAGTCGCTCAACGAAATGTATCGCTGCCTCAGATGCGGCCCTCGAGCCATGCTGCCACGGCTGTGGACCCATTCGCACCAGGTCCGTTCCAGACAGACTGGTGGACCAAGCATATATTTGGCGACGTTCATGCTCAAGCTCTACAGTATGAGACCCAACACCTCTCTACTCCGGCACCAAAGCCCGTCGCTCCACCCGGTCTTGGAGGACCACAAGCAAGCCGTCAGGCTAGCTTCGATGCTCTTCTTACACCCGCTGATCTGTCCATGCAGAAGCAACGCTCGGGCTATGACCAAGCTATTGGAAAGGCTCAGCTTGAGATACGTCCAGTCGGTGTTCTGAAGCAGTCGGAGACGCTTGGCGGTCTCAAGGACTTCTCCAAGACCTTCAACTTGCCAGAAGCCTTCGCGCGCAAGGTTGTCGATACCTCCGTGAGTATTGTTCCTGAGGTTGACGAGACTACCGAGCGTTCAACTCAGGTTTCGGCCGCGGAGGGGACTACTGTGGCAGCTGACAGTGTCGCTCAAGCTCCAGAGGTTGTCACGAAGGAGGAGCATGCTACGCCTGAGCAGCTCGACTCGGCTGTCGCTGTCACCGCACAAGACTCGGAGCCAGTTCAGATCGATCCAGAAGCAGAGAAAGCTAGAGAAGCCAAGAAGCTAGTCAAGAAGCTGCGTTTGGCAAAGGAGACTCAAGAGAAGCAGGTGGATGGTGCTGTCTTGATTCCAGACGAGCTTGCAAAGGTGAACAAGATCAGCGAGCACATTCAACAACTCGCGGAGCTTGGCTACGACGAGAATGGCGAGAAGAAGATCGCTGTTGCAGACGCTGGCGACAGTTCAGGCTCGGACGACACCAAGACAGCCAAGCCAGCGTTGCGGGATCAGAAGAAGGCTGCACGTGAGGCGCTCAAGGCTGCATGGGTTGAGCGCGACATGGCGAGAGCCAGAGTCATCGGTGACTGGTCAATGGAGCGTGTCAACGATCTCAAGGCGTCCAACAGCAAGTACAATGAGCATCGTGCTGAGCTTGCCTCACTCATGGCCGATGGCAAGCTTCTCTCTGATGACGCGAAGGTCTTCCCGGAGTTCAACGATCTCGACTTGAGCGAGCCGAAGCACAAGCCTCAAGGTACAGGTCAGCTGCGTCGTCTCATCAGAGAGAAGCAGGCCTCGGCCTTGAGCTCTGAGAACGATGCTGCTACCGCATCTCCACCACCTGCACCTAATGCTGAAGTGCAGAACGCAAAGGCAAAGCTAGTCTCCGCCCGCACTCTGCGAGAGCAGGCTCTCGATTACTTCAAGCAGCCCCAGCCACAGAGCAACGTCCGCTACGACACCTGGAAGGCTGTAGGTGACGGTAAGATGGCGCGAGCCAACGCTTACTACAAGAAGAAGCGTAACGACTTGGTCGCTCTCTTCCCCAACACTGGTCTACCTGCCGATCTCGAGGAGGATTTTCCGGAGATCTCTTAG